The DNA window GGCACATTAGCAAAATTCTTTTCACCATCGTGGATGTGACTCTGCTGAAGAGCATCGAGCTGGAGAACCAGATCAACCGTTCGATCGTCAACATCATGCAGAATATGAATTCCTTCCGCGACTTCATCCAGGATTCGCGCGATCGCTTGAAAAACTGCTATACCGCCATCGAAACCGGCAACATGGTCGTTCTGCGCCGCGATCTGCACACCCTGAAGGGGAATTCAGCCGCCTTTGGCATCCGGCAGGTGGCGGACCTTATTCATTCCACCGAAGACAAGGAAAATATCGTTCCTGAGTATCTGACAGGGATTGAAGAGAGCCTTCGGGAATTCCTGGATAAGCATTATTCCCTTTTGAAACTGAAATTCGATACTGAAAACCGCCGCCTGATTTCCATTGATGAACACGTCCTCGACGAGATCGAGCGCGACATTTCCCAGCTGGATAATGGAAGCGAGCTGAAGGATCATGTCAACCAATGGCTGTCTGAGATGCGGAAGGATACCGTGGAAAGCATGCTGGGTCCGATCAGCAGCTATGTCCAGAAACTGGCGTCGCAGCGTGGCATTGATTTGGACTTTATCATTGAAGGCGGTGACATCCGCATGGGCCGTGATGAGGCCGCGGACATCTTCCAAAACCTCGTGCACCTTTTCCGCAATGCTGTGGATCATGGTCTGGAGCCTTCGTTCGAACGTGGCAATAAACCCGAGCGGGCTCGTCTCATGCTGAAAATCACGGCCGAGGATCAGAACTATCTGATCCGCGTGGAAGATGATGGACGCGGGATTGATGCGCAAAGGGTGCTGAAGAAAGCCCTGGATATGGGTATTTTGAGCGCTGAAGCTGCCTCGCGAATGAAGCGCGAGGACATTCTGCAGCTCATCTTCAACGACGGTCTCAGCACGGCTGAAACCATCACCGATATCTCGGGCCGTGGCGTGGGTATGAAGGCTGTCAAGGACGCTATTGAATCGGCCGGCGGTCAGATTCATATTCAAAGCCAGGTCGGTGTGGGTACTCAATTCCTGCTGCGCGTGCCCATGCATAAGTCCCTCAGAGGACAGCGCAGCGCCGCCTAAAAGCCACAGACTTCGTAGTTCCTTTCATAAAAACTCCAATATGCCGAAAGACGGGGCTTTTCAAGCCCCAAGCCTTGCACTAGATTCGTGATGGTACGACATGAGTCAAGTGATAAGGAGTCTCATTATGAGAATGCTTCTTCTGCTCATTCCCATCGCCATGAGCTGGACAGCCTGTGGCCAAAGGGAAGTGAAAAGCGGAGTGACGGAACCATTCCCCCCGAAATTCAGCGCGATCCGTTCCACGATATTGATGCCGCGCTGCGCCCGCTGTCATTCCCTGGTGGAGTCGCGGAAGCTGCTCCTGGAAAAATGGGTGGTGCCAGGGAGTGCTTTGTCTTCAGACCTTTTCGAAGTGATTGACGGCGGATCCATGCCTCCCTATGGCAATAAACTTTTGGATGAGGAAGTGGAAGCGATACGTCTTTGGATTGATGCAGGAGCGCCCAATGATTAAAATCATGCGATTGCTTATCCTGAGTATCCTCTTTTCCAGCTCCGCCTGGAGCTTTCCAGAAACCGTGCGTCGTGGTTATTTCAGCTGCGCGACCTGCCATGTGAGTGTAACAGGTGGGGGCGTGCTGAATGAGTACGGCCGCCGTCTTGAAGAAGAATTCATGGCCACCTGGGCCCGCGAAGGGGAAGCCGACTTTCTGCATGGCTCGGTGAAACTCCCCGAATCATTGAATGTCGGAGGTGATGTCCGCTTTCTTTCCATCAAGAATGATAATCAGATTACGGAAACTCAGACCGGATTTCCGATGCAGGCCGACATCGAGCTGGCCTGGACGCCTTTGGAAAAGCTGACCATAGTAGGGGCCTTCGGTGCTTACAGCGGTCAAAGTTCCAGTCGCCGGTATTACCTGCGTTATCAGTTCACCGACAACTGGCAGGCTCGGGCTGGACGTTTCTATCCAGCCTTCGGCCTCGCCAACCCGGATCATTCTCTCTTAAGCCGTCGCCTGCTTGGTTTTGATGA is part of the Oligoflexus sp. genome and encodes:
- a CDS encoding ATP-binding protein; translation: MKNLSLRIWVIGGVLATIVSSVALGTWLFLSSQQKKLLQEVHETHGRVTRVLALGVQKAVWDLSPESAAPLGKSVMDDPRIVSVKIFDANNEVFWEDKDEKRRIGTVVTQEVPIKAEEQVLGKVVVEFSMAQAAAEIRSRMVDFIGLAVAEIIGCVLVLAVLLHFRVLSRIDRLKAEAHEIAEKRLTKPFVWNEKDEIGSLGQSLEITRQSLAQLFAELEQKNKSLTVMNDQLEVKVQERTATIKMILDHVKTGFLLIDRNFTILEGYTRSCEVLLNSSQIQAKKLSLALNLHGEVEKHFQLALLQVFEDEMPESVSLGQIPKTFVIGDRTISLEGSTIRDASGHISKILFTIVDVTLLKSIELENQINRSIVNIMQNMNSFRDFIQDSRDRLKNCYTAIETGNMVVLRRDLHTLKGNSAAFGIRQVADLIHSTEDKENIVPEYLTGIEESLREFLDKHYSLLKLKFDTENRRLISIDEHVLDEIERDISQLDNGSELKDHVNQWLSEMRKDTVESMLGPISSYVQKLASQRGIDLDFIIEGGDIRMGRDEAADIFQNLVHLFRNAVDHGLEPSFERGNKPERARLMLKITAEDQNYLIRVEDDGRGIDAQRVLKKALDMGILSAEAASRMKREDILQLIFNDGLSTAETITDISGRGVGMKAVKDAIESAGGQIHIQSQVGVGTQFLLRVPMHKSLRGQRSAA
- a CDS encoding cytochrome c yields the protein MRMLLLLIPIAMSWTACGQREVKSGVTEPFPPKFSAIRSTILMPRCARCHSLVESRKLLLEKWVVPGSALSSDLFEVIDGGSMPPYGNKLLDEEVEAIRLWIDAGAPND